The following are encoded together in the Arcobacter aquimarinus genome:
- a CDS encoding 2Fe-2S iron-sulfur cluster-binding protein, whose product MKHNILVKNKEKQRACTQDKHLMASLSTCTDLVPRGCHNGACGVCKILVHSGDFEKLKMNRKHITEEEESSNIVLACRTFPKSDMEIEFIGKPKSELYTLGN is encoded by the coding sequence GTGAAACATAATATCTTAGTTAAAAACAAAGAAAAACAAAGAGCTTGTACTCAAGATAAACATCTTATGGCTTCTTTATCTACTTGTACTGATTTGGTTCCAAGAGGGTGTCATAATGGTGCATGTGGTGTTTGTAAAATATTGGTTCATAGTGGTGATTTTGAAAAACTAAAAATGAATCGAAAACATATAACAGAAGAGGAAGAGAGTTCAAATATAGTTTTAGCTTGTAGAACTTTTCCAAAAAGTGATATGGAAATAGAGTTTATAGGAAAACCAAAATCAGAGCTTTATACGCTTGGAAATTAA
- the leuB gene encoding 3-isopropylmalate dehydrogenase — MKNYKISIIKGDGIGPEIVDEAIKVLNAVAKKCDFSLSYKEYLMGGIAIDTTGVPLPAETVEGVLNSDACLFGAIGGEKWDTLPRELRPETGLLKFREEMGVYANLRPAIIYDELVNASTLKPEVIKGVDIMIVRELIGGIYFGKPRENDGFKAFNTMVYTKPEIVRIGKTAFELARKRDKRVCSVDKANVLEVSQLWRDTMNELAKDYPDVELTHMYVDNAAMQLVRNPKQFDVIVTGNIFGDILSDTASMVVGSIGLLPSASTGDKTAIYEPIHGSAPDIAGMGIANPLATIVSAAMMLRYSLNEDKAADMIEEAIKAVLKDGYRTKDLAAFDAKEVLNTSDMGNIIAEYIEK, encoded by the coding sequence ATGAAAAACTATAAAATATCAATAATCAAAGGTGATGGGATAGGTCCAGAAATCGTAGATGAAGCAATAAAAGTATTAAACGCAGTTGCAAAAAAATGTGATTTCTCTTTATCTTATAAAGAGTATTTAATGGGTGGTATTGCTATTGATACTACAGGTGTTCCACTTCCTGCTGAAACAGTTGAAGGTGTTTTAAATTCTGATGCTTGTTTATTTGGTGCAATTGGTGGAGAAAAATGGGATACACTTCCTAGAGAATTAAGACCTGAAACTGGATTATTAAAATTTAGAGAAGAAATGGGTGTATACGCAAACTTAAGACCTGCAATTATTTATGATGAATTAGTAAATGCCTCTACTTTAAAACCTGAAGTAATTAAAGGTGTTGATATTATGATTGTAAGAGAATTAATTGGTGGAATCTATTTTGGAAAACCAAGAGAAAATGATGGATTTAAAGCATTTAATACAATGGTTTATACAAAACCAGAAATTGTAAGAATTGGTAAAACAGCATTTGAACTTGCAAGAAAAAGAGATAAAAGAGTTTGCTCAGTTGATAAAGCAAATGTTTTAGAAGTTTCTCAACTTTGGAGAGATACTATGAATGAATTAGCTAAAGATTACCCAGATGTTGAATTAACACATATGTATGTAGATAACGCAGCAATGCAACTTGTAAGAAATCCAAAACAATTTGATGTTATAGTAACAGGAAATATTTTTGGAGATATTCTTTCAGATACAGCATCAATGGTAGTAGGTTCAATTGGATTACTTCCAAGTGCATCAACAGGAGATAAAACAGCAATATATGAACCAATACATGGAAGTGCACCAGATATAGCAGGAATGGGGATAGCAAATCCATTGGCAACAATAGTAAGCGCAGCAATGATGCTAAGATACTCTTTAAATGAAGATAAAGCAGCAGATATGATAGAAGAAGCAATAAAAGCAGTGTTAAAAGATGGATATAGAACAAAAGATTTAGCTGCGTTTGATGCTAAAGAAGTTTTAAATACTTCTGATATGGGTAATATTATCGCAGAATATATAGAAAAATGA
- a CDS encoding sensor histidine kinase — MSSMKKHFFNNKNIPAKFSIFYLIMGVIGIIFLDRFLNIYFTYGQTSENSGSTLNFLFLFLIFSVLILFFILNHMQKVISRIDKSYKELKDKDKERLIPYEFALNNSVDGIYWFTIEAKIVYINDAACKMLGYEKDELLGKYLEVMDATFNRQTAIEVMSKIKNTPNWILETTQRRKNGETFPVEVSGHSFFYGGQEYICAFGRDITQRYEINKKIKNINLELQKSLDEKEILLKEIHHRVKNNMEIISSLLAMQLRRAEDDEVKYILKQSKSRINTMALVHEFLYLGENLAYINLQDYIKRLVQDIKELYISQNTNLKVDLHIDKLIFSTNRCIQIGMVLHELCVNALKYAFKEDRDNLLCIHIKKMNDKIYVKIRDNGEGLKDINCLYKSESIGMQLIHSIVEDQLDATIEFKNNNGLECNIIFSKDEEE; from the coding sequence ATGAGTTCAATGAAAAAGCACTTTTTCAATAATAAAAATATACCTGCAAAATTTTCCATTTTTTATTTGATAATGGGAGTTATAGGTATAATTTTTCTTGATAGATTTTTGAATATTTATTTTACTTATGGACAAACAAGTGAAAATTCAGGTTCTACATTGAATTTTTTGTTTCTTTTTTTAATATTTAGTGTTTTAATTTTATTTTTTATTTTAAATCATATGCAAAAAGTCATTTCAAGAATAGATAAATCTTATAAAGAATTAAAAGACAAAGATAAAGAAAGACTTATTCCTTATGAATTCGCTTTAAATAACTCTGTTGATGGAATTTATTGGTTTACTATTGAAGCCAAAATTGTTTATATAAATGATGCAGCTTGTAAAATGTTAGGCTATGAAAAAGATGAATTACTCGGTAAATATCTTGAAGTAATGGATGCAACATTTAATAGGCAAACAGCTATTGAAGTTATGAGTAAAATAAAAAATACTCCAAATTGGATACTTGAAACTACTCAAAGAAGAAAAAATGGCGAAACTTTCCCTGTTGAAGTTTCAGGACATAGTTTTTTTTATGGTGGGCAAGAATATATTTGTGCTTTTGGTAGAGATATAACACAAAGATATGAGATAAATAAGAAAATAAAAAACATAAATTTAGAACTTCAAAAATCTTTAGATGAAAAAGAGATTTTATTAAAAGAGATACATCATAGAGTTAAAAATAATATGGAAATTATCTCTTCTTTACTAGCAATGCAACTTAGACGTGCTGAAGATGATGAAGTAAAATACATACTAAAACAGAGTAAAAGTAGAATCAATACAATGGCTTTAGTTCATGAATTTTTATATTTAGGAGAAAATCTAGCATATATAAATTTACAAGATTATATAAAAAGATTAGTTCAAGATATAAAAGAGTTATATATTTCTCAAAATACTAATTTAAAAGTTGATTTACATATAGATAAGTTGATTTTTTCAACAAATAGATGTATTCAAATTGGTATGGTTTTACATGAACTTTGTGTAAATGCTTTAAAGTATGCTTTTAAAGAGGATAGAGATAATCTATTATGTATTCATATAAAAAAAATGAATGATAAAATTTATGTAAAAATTAGAGATAACGGTGAAGGTTTAAAAGACATAAATTGTTTATATAAAAGTGAATCTATAGGAATGCAACTAATTCACTCAATAGTAGAAGATCAATTAGATGCAACTATTGAATTTAAAAATAATAATGGTTTAGAGTGTAATATTATATTTTCAAAAGATGAGGAAGAGTAA
- a CDS encoding phenol hydroxylase, whose protein sequence is MELNIASIEIEPKRHTFGHVAKRLGEDRPASRYEEAMYDAQPTENFHYRPQWEPEFEIYDKNRTKIKMNDWYDLLDPRKFHYMSYVSTRASQNAANEQSFEFVEKRGLVNFIKKDNLKKVFDFLTPLRHYEYGANMNNLAIVDRVYGTAMMSACLFQAEDRLGMAQHITKIILLLCDNDVSKLDAGKDAWLNCPNWQGLRKAVEDSFVEKDPIRLFIKQNLVFDGFVIPLMINEFSKEMAKNEEMTISMLTEFIVSWFEETIKWIDSVVKVMANESNENKELLTSWIKEDIEIMENTMETLVSFSNNPKELISTAKFDLVQRLDKCGISL, encoded by the coding sequence ATGGAATTAAATATCGCAAGTATTGAAATAGAACCAAAAAGACATACTTTTGGGCATGTTGCAAAAAGATTAGGTGAAGATAGACCTGCTTCAAGATATGAAGAAGCTATGTATGATGCACAACCAACAGAAAATTTTCATTACAGACCTCAATGGGAACCAGAATTTGAAATCTATGATAAGAATAGAACAAAAATCAAAATGAATGATTGGTATGATTTGTTGGATCCTAGAAAGTTTCACTATATGTCTTATGTATCAACAAGAGCTTCTCAAAATGCAGCAAATGAGCAAAGTTTTGAATTTGTTGAAAAAAGAGGTTTAGTTAATTTTATCAAAAAAGATAATTTGAAAAAAGTTTTTGATTTCTTAACACCTTTAAGACATTATGAGTATGGTGCTAATATGAATAATCTAGCAATTGTAGATAGAGTTTATGGAACAGCTATGATGAGTGCTTGTCTATTTCAAGCAGAAGATAGATTAGGTATGGCTCAACATATTACAAAAATAATTTTATTACTTTGTGATAATGATGTCTCAAAACTAGATGCTGGAAAAGATGCTTGGTTAAACTGCCCTAATTGGCAAGGTTTAAGAAAGGCAGTTGAAGATTCTTTTGTTGAGAAAGATCCTATTAGATTGTTTATAAAGCAAAACTTAGTATTTGATGGATTTGTTATTCCCTTGATGATAAATGAATTCTCAAAAGAGATGGCAAAAAATGAAGAAATGACTATTTCAATGTTGACTGAATTTATTGTTTCTTGGTTTGAAGAAACTATTAAGTGGATTGATAGTGTTGTAAAAGTTATGGCAAATGAATCAAATGAAAATAAAGAGTTATTAACTTCTTGGATTAAAGAGGATATAGAAATAATGGAAAATACAATGGAAACTTTAGTGTCTTTTTCGAATAATCCAAAAGAATTGATATCAACTGCGAAATTTGATTTAGTACAAAGATTAGATAAATGTGGAATAAGTTTATAA
- a CDS encoding SDR family NAD(P)-dependent oxidoreductase, with amino-acid sequence MDLKIANKIALITGSTQGIGFATAKKLCEEGVNVIINGRNENKVNSAVMKLKAQFNNVKIIGITADLKDNEGCNKLISQVRHIDILINNLGIFEHKEFKDITEEEWLHMFNVNVMSGVRLAQHYLSRMIEQNWGRIIFISSESAIQIPKEMIHYGMTKTAQISVSRGIAELTRGTNVTSNAIIVGPSKSEGVVQFMEDFAKQNNQSFKEIEKEFFKNIRPTSLIQRFAEVEEDANMIVYTASSLSSATNGAILRVDGGVVQSAF; translated from the coding sequence ATGGATTTAAAAATTGCAAATAAAATAGCATTAATAACAGGTTCTACACAAGGTATTGGTTTTGCAACAGCCAAAAAACTTTGTGAAGAAGGTGTTAATGTAATAATCAATGGAAGAAATGAAAATAAAGTTAATAGTGCTGTTATGAAATTAAAAGCGCAATTTAACAATGTAAAAATAATAGGTATAACAGCTGATTTAAAAGATAACGAAGGTTGTAATAAATTAATTTCTCAAGTTAGACATATTGATATTTTAATAAATAATTTAGGAATTTTTGAACATAAAGAGTTTAAAGATATCACAGAAGAAGAGTGGCTTCATATGTTTAATGTAAATGTAATGAGTGGAGTAAGACTTGCTCAACACTATTTATCAAGAATGATTGAACAAAACTGGGGAAGAATAATCTTTATTTCTAGTGAATCTGCTATCCAAATACCAAAAGAGATGATTCATTATGGTATGACAAAAACTGCTCAAATCTCTGTTTCAAGAGGAATTGCTGAACTAACACGTGGAACAAACGTAACTTCAAATGCAATTATTGTAGGTCCTAGTAAATCTGAAGGTGTTGTTCAATTTATGGAAGATTTTGCTAAACAAAATAATCAAAGTTTTAAAGAGATAGAAAAAGAGTTTTTTAAAAATATCCGTCCTACTTCTTTAATTCAAAGATTTGCAGAAGTTGAAGAAGATGCAAATATGATTGTCTATACAGCAAGTAGCTTATCTAGTGCAACTAACGGCGCAATTTTAAGGGTAGATGGTGGAGTCGTTCAATCTGCATTTTAG
- a CDS encoding phenol hydroxylase subunit → MYELMPNEKKFVQIINIKEGGFVEFNFAVGEAVMNVELLLPYRAFIEFCQNNRVSFFTKEQENELLIDNKNWKYGLN, encoded by the coding sequence ATGTATGAACTTATGCCAAATGAAAAAAAATTTGTACAAATCATTAACATAAAAGAGGGTGGATTTGTAGAATTTAATTTTGCAGTAGGTGAAGCAGTTATGAATGTTGAGTTACTTTTACCATACAGAGCTTTTATTGAGTTTTGTCAAAATAATAGAGTTTCATTTTTTACTAAAGAGCAAGAAAATGAACTATTGATTGATAATAAAAATTGGAAATATGGATTAAATTAA
- a CDS encoding YHS domain-containing protein, with product MSVEPRKKRLNKKDAYKYMTRLGWNPTYQKEEDVFPFLEMEGLKIHDWEAWEDPFRMTMDSYWKLQAEKDKKLYSIIDAFAQNNAQKNISDARYVNALKLFLTGVTPLEYKVVQGFSHAARAFRGEGASIACQMQAIDELRHFQTQVHTMSHYNKYFDGFHDYSTMHDRIWYLSVPKSFGDDASTAGPFEYLTAISFSFEFVLTSLLFVPFMSGAAYNGDMATVTFGFSAQSDESRHMTLGLSAIKFMLEQDAQNVPIVQKWMDKWLWRGYRMLGLVAMMMDYMLPNSPTSWGEAVELYIEQNCMALYKDLEKYGIKVPEKLINTIVAEKGHLSHQVWNIFYNHTNAAAFHTWMPDENKMNWLSEKYPDTFDKYYRPMFERYIELEKKGERFYSEVLPLVCQTCQIPLGFTDIEGGNPHVYTHKTSEFNGEIFHTCSDGCKEIFDAQPEKYIQAWLPPHQIFQGNCGGATIPEVLKWYKIEHGVDNMDYVGSPDEAMWNKLKNK from the coding sequence ATGAGTGTAGAGCCTAGAAAAAAAAGATTAAATAAAAAAGACGCATATAAATATATGACAAGACTTGGTTGGAATCCAACTTATCAAAAAGAAGAAGATGTTTTTCCTTTTTTAGAAATGGAAGGATTAAAAATCCATGATTGGGAAGCTTGGGAAGATCCATTTAGAATGACTATGGATTCTTATTGGAAATTACAAGCTGAAAAAGATAAAAAACTTTATTCAATTATTGATGCATTTGCACAAAACAATGCACAAAAAAATATTTCTGATGCTAGATATGTAAATGCATTAAAACTATTTTTAACAGGTGTAACACCACTTGAATATAAAGTTGTTCAAGGTTTTTCTCACGCAGCACGTGCTTTTAGAGGCGAAGGTGCTTCAATTGCTTGTCAAATGCAAGCTATTGATGAGTTAAGACATTTCCAAACTCAAGTTCATACTATGAGTCATTATAATAAATATTTTGATGGTTTTCATGATTATAGCACTATGCATGATAGAATTTGGTATTTATCTGTTCCAAAATCATTTGGTGATGATGCAAGTACAGCTGGTCCTTTTGAGTATTTAACAGCTATCTCATTCTCTTTTGAGTTTGTTTTAACAAGTCTGTTATTTGTGCCATTTATGAGTGGAGCTGCATATAATGGAGATATGGCAACTGTTACATTTGGGTTCTCTGCTCAAAGTGATGAATCAAGACATATGACACTTGGACTTTCTGCTATTAAATTTATGTTAGAACAAGATGCTCAAAATGTACCAATTGTTCAAAAATGGATGGATAAATGGTTATGGAGAGGTTATAGAATGTTAGGTCTTGTAGCAATGATGATGGATTATATGTTACCTAACTCTCCAACTTCATGGGGTGAAGCAGTTGAGTTATATATCGAACAAAACTGTATGGCACTTTATAAAGATTTAGAAAAATATGGAATTAAAGTTCCAGAAAAATTAATTAATACAATTGTTGCAGAAAAAGGACATTTATCTCATCAAGTATGGAATATTTTTTATAATCATACAAATGCAGCGGCTTTCCATACTTGGATGCCAGATGAGAATAAAATGAATTGGTTAAGTGAAAAATATCCAGATACTTTTGATAAATATTATAGACCAATGTTTGAAAGATATATAGAATTAGAGAAAAAAGGTGAAAGATTTTATTCAGAAGTTTTACCTTTAGTTTGTCAAACTTGTCAAATTCCATTAGGATTTACAGATATTGAAGGTGGAAATCCTCACGTTTATACACATAAAACTTCAGAGTTTAATGGAGAGATTTTCCATACTTGTTCAGATGGTTGTAAAGAGATATTTGATGCACAGCCTGAAAAATATATTCAAGCTTGGTTACCTCCTCATCAAATTTTCCAAGGAAACTGTGGAGGAGCAACTATCCCAGAAGTTTTAAAATGGTATAAAATAGAACATGGTGTTGATAATATGGATTATGTAGGTTCACCTGATGAAGCTATGTGGAATAAATTAAAAAATAAATAA
- a CDS encoding response regulator translates to MAKIKILIVEDESIIALNLKETLIDLGYEPCGVAPNKCKTMRILESGVIPDLILMDIYLKGPTTGIELAKELKVSMPQIPVVFLTANSEIATIKKASETFAYGYILKPYKKSNLQAAIEIALSKAKEDNEKNLKLNAIENVNKTLIHQLELNNEQKSRTIQLKYGYLYDKEKEILYYGDEPVKLTTKELKIIKYLCESPGHNVSQEQLEYAIWQDEPAGYAAFRSVLFRLRNKVHKDLISNQNNTGYKIELF, encoded by the coding sequence ATGGCTAAAATCAAAATTTTAATAGTAGAAGATGAATCAATAATTGCTCTTAATTTAAAAGAGACTTTAATTGATTTAGGATATGAACCTTGTGGAGTAGCTCCTAATAAATGTAAAACAATGAGAATATTAGAAAGTGGAGTAATTCCTGATTTAATTTTAATGGATATTTATCTAAAAGGTCCTACAACAGGAATTGAACTTGCTAAAGAACTTAAAGTATCTATGCCTCAAATTCCTGTAGTTTTTTTAACTGCAAACTCTGAAATTGCAACAATAAAAAAAGCTTCAGAAACTTTTGCTTATGGGTATATTTTAAAACCCTACAAAAAATCAAATCTTCAAGCTGCAATAGAAATTGCTCTTAGTAAAGCAAAAGAGGATAATGAAAAAAATCTAAAACTAAATGCTATTGAAAATGTAAACAAAACCTTGATTCATCAATTAGAATTAAACAATGAACAAAAATCAAGAACTATTCAATTAAAGTATGGTTATTTATATGACAAAGAAAAAGAGATTTTATATTATGGAGATGAACCTGTTAAACTTACCACAAAAGAGTTAAAAATTATAAAATATCTTTGTGAAAGTCCAGGACATAATGTATCTCAAGAACAACTAGAATATGCAATTTGGCAAGATGAACCAGCTGGTTATGCTGCATTTAGATCAGTTTTATTTAGACTTAGAAATAAAGTTCATAAAGATTTAATAAGTAATCAAAACAATACAGGTTATAAAATAGAACTTTTTTAA
- a CDS encoding AbrB/MazE/SpoVT family DNA-binding domain-containing protein — MTAKISKWGNSQGLRMPKDIMDSLHLQIGDNVNITMLDGKVIIEPIKKEILNYDLNELVSKIPTDYKAREKFDTIVGKEEW; from the coding sequence ATGACTGCTAAAATTTCAAAATGGGGAAATTCTCAAGGTCTTAGAATGCCAAAAGATATTATGGATAGTTTACATCTTCAAATAGGAGATAATGTTAATATTACTATGTTAGATGGAAAAGTAATCATAGAACCAATAAAAAAAGAGATTTTAAACTATGATTTAAATGAACTAGTTTCAAAAATACCAACTGACTATAAAGCAAGAGAAAAGTTCGATACAATCGTAGGTAAAGAAGAATGGTAA
- a CDS encoding MmoB/DmpM family protein, translating to MSASIALLCLQATEDGRTIAEAIKEDNEGVVITNKPAMIQIERAEKITVKASTVSEKLGRSWDPEELQLVLISLGGQIEETDDEFVVYWNN from the coding sequence ATGTCAGCGAGTATAGCATTATTATGTCTTCAAGCAACGGAAGATGGTAGAACTATTGCAGAAGCAATAAAAGAAGACAATGAAGGAGTAGTAATTACAAATAAACCAGCAATGATTCAAATTGAACGAGCTGAAAAAATTACTGTGAAAGCATCAACTGTAAGTGAGAAATTGGGACGAAGTTGGGATCCTGAAGAGTTACAATTAGTGCTTATTTCTTTAGGTGGTCAAATAGAAGAAACAGATGATGAATTTGTTGTGTACTGGAATAATTAA
- a CDS encoding sulfite exporter TauE/SafE family protein, with the protein MLDIQTIIYFLALGSFVGVVSGLFGIGGGGIIVPVLTAMFLVNNTIDENSVVHLALGTSMAIIIITSISSIKAQQKKKAIVWDVVKMMLPGIIIGTFLATFIASKLDSFYLSIIFACFMFYSAIMMFTGKKPKPENKIFTAKTHIFSGGAIGALSSLVSIGGGIMSVPYLLIQNIDIKKAIATSSAIGLPIAVCGTLGYIINGWSHTSMETYTLGFVSIPALICVASASYLTAPIGVMLVHKINVDLMKKLFSLIPLILSIKMIYSLI; encoded by the coding sequence ATGTTAGATATTCAAACAATTATTTATTTTTTAGCTTTAGGTTCATTTGTTGGGGTAGTTTCAGGACTTTTTGGAATAGGTGGTGGTGGAATTATAGTTCCAGTATTAACAGCTATGTTTTTAGTAAATAATACAATAGATGAAAATAGCGTTGTTCATTTAGCTTTAGGAACTTCAATGGCTATTATAATTATTACTTCAATTTCAAGTATTAAAGCTCAACAAAAGAAAAAAGCAATAGTTTGGGATGTTGTTAAAATGATGCTTCCAGGTATTATTATAGGAACTTTTCTAGCTACATTTATAGCTTCAAAATTAGACTCATTTTATTTATCTATAATTTTTGCTTGTTTTATGTTTTATTCTGCAATTATGATGTTTACAGGGAAAAAGCCAAAACCAGAAAATAAGATTTTTACAGCAAAAACACATATCTTTTCAGGTGGAGCTATTGGGGCTTTATCTTCTCTTGTTTCTATTGGTGGAGGAATAATGAGTGTTCCTTATTTATTGATTCAAAATATAGATATCAAAAAAGCAATTGCAACATCTTCAGCTATTGGTTTACCAATAGCTGTTTGTGGAACTTTAGGTTATATAATAAACGGTTGGAGTCATACTTCAATGGAAACTTATACTTTAGGTTTTGTTTCAATTCCTGCACTTATTTGCGTTGCAAGTGCAAGTTATTTAACAGCTCCAATTGGGGTTATGTTAGTTCATAAAATAAATGTGGACTTGATGAAAAAATTATTCTCTTTAATACCTTTAATTCTTAGTATAAAAATGATTTACTCGTTGATATGA
- a CDS encoding type II toxin-antitoxin system PemK/MazF family toxin — protein MVKNYIPKKGDLVILSFDPSSGHEQKGRRPALIISNEVFNKALGLAIACPITNTDRNFPFHVKLEAKNLKGFIMTEQIKSIDFNARKVKFVEKVDENTLNQVLGITKSIIF, from the coding sequence ATGGTAAAAAACTATATTCCCAAAAAAGGTGATTTAGTAATACTATCTTTTGACCCATCATCAGGACATGAACAGAAAGGACGAAGACCAGCACTTATTATAAGTAATGAAGTTTTCAATAAAGCACTAGGTTTAGCCATAGCTTGCCCCATTACTAATACAGATAGAAACTTCCCTTTTCATGTAAAACTAGAAGCCAAAAATCTCAAAGGTTTTATAATGACAGAACAAATCAAATCAATAGATTTTAATGCTAGAAAAGTAAAGTTTGTTGAAAAAGTAGATGAAAATACACTAAATCAGGTTTTGGGGATTACTAAGAGTATAATTTTTTAG
- a CDS encoding phenol hydroxylase subunit P4 — MATQSIGEYPIIMKDSLDKFHGNQLVFIYWYGHRVVCSPRAFPLPPDMPFGALVSDIIPLCYKVEPDFKDLDFDKTEVIWEIDGKVVVPDFSKSLKENGVGHKSFITFITPSLTGKVGA; from the coding sequence ATGGCAACTCAATCAATTGGAGAATATCCAATCATAATGAAAGATAGTTTAGATAAATTTCATGGAAATCAATTAGTATTTATTTATTGGTATGGACATAGAGTTGTTTGCTCTCCTAGAGCATTTCCTCTTCCTCCTGATATGCCTTTTGGTGCATTAGTATCAGATATTATTCCATTATGTTATAAAGTTGAACCTGATTTTAAAGATTTAGATTTTGATAAAACAGAAGTTATTTGGGAAATAGATGGAAAAGTAGTAGTTCCTGATTTTTCTAAAAGTTTAAAAGAAAATGGTGTTGGACATAAATCATTTATTACTTTTATAACACCAAGTTTAACAGGAAAAGTAGGAGCATAA
- a CDS encoding NADH:ubiquinone reductase (Na(+)-transporting) subunit F has protein sequence MACKLEIEPTGDIVEVQEGQTLLDAALRQGVYLPHACNHGLCGTCKVEVLEGEVDLGDASYFALMESEREDGYCLACTATVVDDVVIEADIDVDVDARNIPIKDIWGTVIKREMLTPRILGLWIELDEELDFQAGQYINYHVPGFDEPRAFSLANQPSTGKIIELNIGLIPDGEATPWIHQNVKVGDRRKITGPFGRFFVKRSANKPMIFFAGGSGLSSPKSMILDELENGCTLPITLFHGARNEEELYYADMFRDLEKKYDNFKYIPVLSNNENPAWSGEVGFTNDVAKKLYNNQFAGNKAYLCGPPMMSEACITALMQGRLFEKEIHTEKFFSKADLYSDKIKSPLFKSI, from the coding sequence ATGGCTTGTAAATTAGAGATAGAACCAACAGGTGATATAGTAGAAGTTCAAGAAGGACAAACCCTTCTTGATGCTGCTTTAAGACAAGGTGTTTATCTTCCTCATGCTTGTAATCATGGACTTTGTGGAACTTGTAAAGTAGAAGTTTTAGAAGGTGAGGTTGATTTAGGTGATGCTTCATATTTTGCTTTAATGGAGAGTGAGAGAGAAGATGGATATTGTTTAGCTTGTACAGCAACAGTAGTTGATGATGTTGTGATTGAAGCAGATATTGATGTGGACGTAGATGCTCGAAATATACCTATAAAAGATATTTGGGGAACAGTTATAAAAAGAGAGATGTTAACTCCAAGAATTTTAGGACTTTGGATTGAACTTGATGAAGAATTGGATTTTCAAGCAGGACAATATATAAATTATCATGTTCCAGGATTTGATGAACCAAGAGCATTTTCACTAGCAAATCAACCAAGTACTGGAAAAATAATAGAGTTAAATATTGGGCTTATTCCAGATGGTGAAGCAACTCCTTGGATTCATCAAAATGTAAAAGTTGGTGATAGAAGAAAAATAACAGGACCTTTTGGAAGATTTTTTGTAAAAAGAAGTGCAAATAAACCAATGATATTTTTTGCAGGTGGTTCTGGACTTTCAAGTCCAAAATCTATGATTTTAGATGAGTTAGAAAATGGATGTACTTTACCAATTACACTTTTTCATGGAGCAAGAAATGAAGAAGAGTTATATTATGCAGATATGTTCAGAGATTTAGAAAAGAAATATGATAATTTTAAGTATATTCCTGTTTTATCAAATAATGAAAATCCTGCATGGAGCGGTGAAGTAGGTTTTACAAATGATGTAGCTAAAAAACTTTATAACAATCAATTTGCAGGAAATAAAGCATATTTATGTGGACCTCCTATGATGAGTGAAGCTTGTATTACAGCACTTATGCAAGGAAGATTATTTGAAAAAGAGATACACACTGAGAAATTTTTCTCAAAAGCTGACTTGTATAGTGATAAAATAAAAAGTCCACTTTTTAAATCTATCTAA